CCGCCCTCCCCCACGAGGGGCACGCCGTGCCGCTCCCCGGGCGCGGCCCGCTCCGGCTGCCCGAGCCCGAGGCCCTGGTGCGCGCCTTCCTGGACGCGGTCGCCGACACCCTGCCCCGCACCCCCGCCGCGGCACACGTCTCCGGCCGGCCCTTCGCCGCCCGCGCCACCACCCGCCTGCCCGGCGCCCGGGACTGGGCCGCCGAGGTCGCCGCCGGCATGGACACCGGCGTACGGATCTCGCTGCGCCTGGACCTGTCGGCGTACCAGCTGTTCGACGACACCGAGGGCGCCTCGCGCGCGGGAGCGGCCGTCGTCCAGGTGCACAGCCTCGCCGACCCCACGCTCGTCACCGACGCCGCCGCCCTGTGGGCGGGGGAGTCCGACGCGGCGTTCGGGCCCCGCGCGCGCGTGGACGCCGCGCTCGCGGTGCGCCGCGCGGCCCGCGTCTGGCCGCCCCTGGACCGGCTCGCGGAACAGGACGTGCCCGACGTACTGGCCCTGTCCGAGGAGGAGCTGACCGACCTCCTCGGCGTCGCCGCCACCCGCCTCGGCGCCGCCGGCGTCGCCGTGCACTGGCCGCGGGACCTCGCCCAGGACCTCACCGCCACCGCCGTACTGCACCCGGCCCCCGGCTCCGCCACCGACGGCACGGGTTTCTTCGAGAGCGAGGACCTGCTCCGCTTCGGCTGGCAGCTCGCCCTGCGCGGCGACCCGCTCACCGAGGCCGAGATGGACGCCCTCGCGGAGGCGCACCGGCCGGTGGTCCGGCTGCGCGACCAGTGGGTGCTCGTCGACCCCGCCCTCGTCCGCAAGGCCCGCAAACGGGAGCTGGGTCTGCTCGACCCGGTCGACGCGCTGTCCGTCGCCCTCACGGGCACGGCGGAGGTCGACGGCGAGACCGTGGAGGCGGTCCCGGTCGGTGCGCTGGCCGCCCTGCGGGACCGGCTCACCGCCGGCATCACGGCCGTCGAGCCGCCGCCCGGCCTCGACGCCCGGCTGCGCGACTACCAGCTGCGCGGACTGGCCTGGCTGGACCTGATGACCTCCCTCGGCCTCGGCGGCTGCCTCGCCGACGACATGGGCCTCGGCAAGACGGTCACCCTGATCGCGCTCCATCTGCGCCGCGCCCGCCCCGAGCCCACGCTCGTCGTCTGCCCCGCCTCCCTGCTCGGCAACTGGCAGCGGGAGATCACCCGCTTCGCGCCCGGCGTCCCCGTCCGCCGCTTCCACGGCCCCGACCGCACGCTGGACGGGCTCGACGGCGGCTTCGTCCTCACCACCTACGGCACCATGCGCTCGGCCGCGCCCCGGCTGGCCGAACAGCCCTGGGGGCTCGTCGTCGCCGACGAGGCGCAGCACGTGAAGAACCCCTACTCGGCCACGGCCAAGGCGCTGCGCACGATCCCGGCACCCGCCCGGGTCGCGCTGACCGGCACGCCGGTGGAGAACAACCTCTCCGAGCTGTGGGCGCTGCTGGACTGGACGACGCCCGGGCTGCTCGGCCCCCTGAAGTCCTTCCGTGCCCGGCACGCACGCGCGGTCGAGGGCGGCGAGGACCCCGGCGCCGCCGAGCGCCTCGCCCGGCTGGTCCGGCCCTTCCTGCTGCGCCGCAAGAAGTCCGACCCGGGCATCGTCCCCGAACTCCCGCCCAAGACGGAGACCGACCACCCGGTGCCGCTCACCCGCGAACAGGCCGCGCTCTACGAGGCGGTGGTGCGCGAGTCGATGCTCGCGATCGAGACGGCCGAGGGCATCGCCCGGCGCGGCATGGTGCTGCGGCTCCTCACGTCCCTCAAACAGATCTGCGACCACCCCGCGCTGTACCTCAAGGAGGACCCGGCCACGGCCCGGTCCCTCGGGGAACGCTCCGGGAAGCTGGCCCTCCTCGACGAACTCCTGGACACGCTCCTCTCGGAGGACGGCTCCGCCCTGGTCTTCACCCAGTACGTGGGCATGGCCCGGCTCATCACCGCGCACCTGGCAGCCCGCGCCGTCCCCGCCGACCTGCTGCACGGCGGCACCCCGGTGCCGGAACGCGAGCGCATGGTGGACCGCTTCCAGGCCGGTACGACGCCGGTGCTCGTCCTCTCCCTCAAGGCCGCCGGCACGGGCCTGAACCTCACGCGGGCGGGGCACGTCGTCCATGTCGACCGCTGGTGGAACCCGGCGGTCGAGGAACAGGCCACCGACCGCGCCTACCGCATCGGGCAGACCCAGCCGGTGCAGGTGCACCGGCTGATCACCGAGGGCACGGTCGAGGACCGCATCGACGACATGCTGCGCTCCAAGCGCGCCCTCGCCGACGCGATCCTCGGCTCCGGCGAGACCTCCCTCACGGAACTGACCGACCGCGAACTGTCCGACCTCGTCTCGCTGAGGAGAACGACGTCATGACGGCGGACAAGGAGAACGGCGACGAGGGTTCCAGGCCCGGCGACGCGGCTCGCAAGGCCCTGCGCGAGGCCCGCGCCCGCGCGCACCACGCGGAGCCGGAAGCGGAGCGGCCCCGCCCCGCCCCACAACCGGCGAAGCCGGCCCGCCCGGGCGACGCCGCTCGCGCGGCCCTACGCACAGCCAGGGCCACCCTCAGGGGCGCGGGAGTGTATCAATCTGCGGTTCCACCGCGGAGCGCGACGAGCCCGAAGGCACCCGCACCCGCCAACGCACCGAACACCCCGAGCTCTCCGGCGCCCGAGGGCACCGCACCCGACGCCACCCCGCAACCTCCGCCCACTGCCAGGGGCGCGGGACTGGATCAATCTGCGGTTCCACCGCGGAGCGCGACCAGCCCCACCCCACCCGCACCCGCCAACGCACCGAACACCCCACCCCCTTCCGCGCCCACCCGCACACCAACCCCCCGCACCATGGCCGCCCCCTCCCGGGACGGCGACCTCCGGCGAACGTTCGCCACCTTCCCCGCCCAAACCGGCGGAGCCACACGCGAACCGTTCGCCCACACCTGGTGGGGCAACGCCTGGCTCACCGCCCTGGAGGCGGGAGCCCTCGACCCCGCCCGCCTCACCCGCGGCCGCACCTACGCCGCCCAGGGCAACGTCGACGCCATCACCGTCACCCCCGGCCAGGTCCTGGCCTACGTCCGCGGCAGCCGCCCCCGCCCCTACCGCACCCAGGTCCGCCTCCGTACCCTCTCCGACGCCGACTGGGACCGCTTCCTGGACGCCGCCGTGGAACGGACGGGCCACATCGCCGCCCTCCTCGACAAGGAGATGCCGCACTCGCTCGCGGACTGCGGCGTCCCCCTGCTCCCCGGCCCCGGCGACCTCGAACCGCTGTGCAGCTGCCCCGACCGCGGCCACCCCTGCAAGCACGCCGCCGCCCTCTGCTACCAGACCGCACGCCTGCTCGACGAGGACCCCTTCGTCCTGCTCCTGCTCCGCGGCCGCGGCGAACGCGCACTGCTCGACGCCCTCTCCCGCCGCAGCGCCGCCCGCGCGGCCCGCACCGCACAGGACGCGCACGACACGGCCGCCCTGCCCGGCGTCCGCGCCCGCGACGCCCTCGCCCCGCGCACCCTCCCGCCGCTCCCCGCCCCGCTGCCCCCGCTCCCGCACCCCGAGCAGCCACCGGCCCACCCCGCCGCCCCCGGCGGCCCGGACCCGCTCGCCCTCGACCAGCTCGCCACCGACGCGGCCGCCCGCGCCCACGCCCTGCTCACCACGGGACGTGACCCCGTGGCCGAGCTGACCCTGTGGCAGGACGCCGTCCGTCTCGCCGCCGCCCGCCCCGGCTCCGGCCTCACCGCCACCACCCGCGCCCTCTACGCCTCCCTCGCCGCCGCCACCGGCCGTAGGACCGCCGACCTGGCCCGCGCGGTCGCCGCCTGGCGGCAGGGCGGACCGGAGGGGCTCGCCGTCCTGGAGGAGCCGTGGGACCCGCCGGCGGGCCGCTTCGACCGGGCCCGCCCGCTGCTCCTCGCCGCCGACCTGCCCGCCTTCCGGCCCTGGCGCAACCGGCTCACCCACCCCGCCGGCCACGTCCAGCTCCGCCTCGGCCGGAACCACCTCTGGTACGCCTACGAGTCGGAACCCGGCACGGAGGACTGGTGGCCCCGTGGCACCCCCGACCTCGACCCGATCGGCGCGCTCACCGGCCTGGGCGGCATACCGTGACGGTGGGGCTGCCCGCGACACCGTGACGGGGCGGGACGGCCCGCGCACACCACGCCCCGTCGACGTGGCGACCTTTCTCCGTCTCCCGGCGTTCAGGGAGGGCGAAGGTCTTCGGCCACCCTCGTACTACCTCGCGCTACCTCGTACTACCTCGTGCTACCTCGCGTGGCGGCGGACGCGGTCGATCATCGCGTCGAGCACCGCTTCGAGGGCGGCGGTGTCGCGATGGGCCTGCGTCATCAGCAGGCCGCCCTGCAGCGCGGTGAGCAGGGCGAGGGCGAGACGGTCGGGGTCGGCGTCCCCGTCCAGCTCACCGCGCTCCTGCATGGACCGCAGCCCGTCGCGGATGGCGTCCTGCCACTGGGCGTAGGCCGCCACGAGCCGGGCGCGGGCCTGCGGGTCGGCGTCGGACAGCTCGGCGGACAAGGATCCCAGCGGGCAGCCGCCCCGGCAGTCGCGCGCGTGCTGCGCCCGGACGACGGCGTCCCGCCACGCCTCCAGTGCCTCGAAGCTGTCCAGTCGGCCGAGAAGCGGTCGCTGGAAGTCGAGGACACGCTCGGTCTGGTACTCGATGACGGCCTGGACCAGCGACTTCTTGTCGCCGAAGTAGTGGTACAGCTGCGAGGGACTGCTCACCCGGGCGGCCTTGAGGATGTCTTCGGTGCTGGTGCCCGCCACGCCGTGCTCGTACATCAGTGCGGCCGCCGCCGCTGCGATGCGGTCGCGTGTGGCCTGCCCCTTGGGGGTCAGGCGGCGCGTTCCGGTGGTGCTCGTCACCCGGTCACGTTACCAAATCCCGACCTGTTCTAGAGTTGACATTCTATTTCTCTTCCGGTCAGGATTGGAGTGGTCGCTCTAGGAAAGTGGCCACTCCGGAAATGAAGGAACGAAGGGCGCACTCCATGACCACCACCCCCATCGCGGACCAGGTCGCCGACCTCCAGAAGAACGTCACCGGGCAGTTGCCGCCCGAGGTCGTGGAGGTGCTCAGCGCCGAGCAGACGGAGCTGGACGCCGCCGGAGTGCCGTCCGGCATCGCGGAGCCCGGAACTCCCATGCCGGACGCGCCACTGCTCGACGTGCGGGGCCGCTCCGTCACGCTGGAGCAGGTCCGGCAGGGTCGGCCGGCGGTCGTGGTGTTCTACCGCGGCGCGTGGTGCCCGTACTGCAACCTGGCCCTGCGCACCTACCAGCGGGAACTGGCGGACGAGCTGGACGCGCGGGGCGTCGTGATGATTGCCGTCAGCCCGCAGAAGCCGGACGGTTCGCTGACCGTCGTGGAGGCCAACGAGCTGACGTACACGGTTCTTTCCGACCCCGGCAACGGGATCGGCCAGGCGCTCGGCATCGTGACCCGGTCCGACGACCCGGTGCGGCACGCGCAGGCGTCTCTCGGCGTGGACCTCGCCGAGGTGAACGCCGACGGTACCCACGACATCGTCATGCCGACGGTGGCGATCGTCGACGCCGGGGGCACCCTGCGCTGGATCGACGTCCACCCGAACTACACGACCCGCACCGAGCCCACCGAAATCCTCGCGGCCCTCACGGACCTTTCGGAGACGACCCGCTGACCGGCGCGTCCCGGACACGCGCCTCCGCCTCCGGTACACACGGGACCGCCTCCGCCTCCCGCGCACACGGGGATGGGGGCGGACCGGCCGGTGCGCAGGAACCGCTCCGGCCACCGCCCGCCCACAAGCCCCCCGGTGCCCCGCACGCGACCGACGGAAGCGTGCGGGGCACCCACGCGCGTCGCGCTACACGGGCTGTGCCGTGGGCAAGATCTTCGTCTACGACACCGAACCCGGCAGCCCCTCCGAGGCCGCGATGCGTCTGCTGGCCCAGTGGAACAGCGAGGGGAAGGACGCCGACGGCAGCCGGGGGAAGGCCACCGGGACGGAGAGCTCACCGGGAGCGGCGCGTTGAGGACCGCGCCCGGCACGCCGGCGCGCCGGGCGCGGGTGCGCCTGCGCGCCGGAGCGCGGGTTCAGCACTGCGCCGAGGCCGGAAGGCCGCCCCGCGGCGGTCGGTGTCGCCGGCCAGGCACTGTGCGAGTCGGGCAACGACGGCGCCGGCCGGAGCCGGCCCCCGTTACCGGTCCGACCGGTCGCGCCGATCATGCTCATGCCCGAGAAGGGCCGGCAATGCATTCGATACTGTTCGAAAACCACGGTCCGCTCGCGGTCACTTGTAGATCTTCCCGGGCTCGGCCTTGCCCGGAGCGAGCAGCTGGGAGACGGTCACGAAGGTGTAGCCCTGTTTCCTGAGCGCCCGCAGGATGGACGGCATGGCCGGGACGGTGCCCTTGTGCAGCGGGTGGAGCAGGATGATCCCGTCGCGGCCGGCACCCTCGAGGACGCGCCGGGTGATCAGCGCGGTGTCGTCCGTGGCGTAGTCCTTCGCGGTCACCGTCCACAGCACCTCCGCCATCCCCAACTCCTTGCAGACCCTGGAGACGCGGTCGTCGGTGCGGCCCTGGGGCGGGCGCATCAGCGTCGGCTCGCTGCCGGTCAGCCGGGAGATGGCCCGTGCCGTGCGGCGCAGTTCGTCGCGGATCCGCGCGTCGGAGGCGTCGGTCAGCACCGGGTGAGTCCAGGTGTGGTCCCCGATCTCGTGCCCGTCCCGGGCGATCCGCCGCACCACGTCCGGGAACCGGTGAATGCGGCGGCCCTCGAGGAAGAAGGTCGACGGCGCCTTGTACTCCTTGAGGAGGTCCATCAGCCGGTCGGTGGGTTCACCCGGGTTGCCGTCGAACGTGAGCGCGATGCACTTGGCCTTCCGGCAGTCGACCTGCCCGGGCGGTATGCGCGCCCCGGACGCGGCCCGGTCACGTTCCGCGCGCGGGGAGAGCGTTTCCATCCTGTGCGCCCGGACGACCACGACGACGGTCACCGTCACCGCCACCACGGCCAGGGTCAGAAGTATGAGCAGACGGGGCCGTCTGTGGGAGATCTTCACCACGGGGAGAAGGGCCCGGCGCCGTACGGGTTGCCCGGCGGACCCGATGGTGAGGCAGAACACGTGCACGAGGCGTGGTGAAACGACGGGGGCGCCGGGCGGGTGCCCTGGACGACGTCATGGACCCAGCGGCTCTCGCAGGGGGCGTCTGTACGATGCTCGGGCGTCGGCCGTGGCGGACCTGCTTCCCGCGGCGCAGGCATGGGGAGGTCTCGCAGGGGACGTGTGAGGGATCGTGACGGACAAAGGTGTGAACCGGTGAGCGAAGCCAAGACCGAAACGCTGCAGTACCGCTTTGACGGGCCGGAAGACGCCCCTGTCCTGATCCTGGGACCATCCCTCGGCACCACCTGGCACATGTGGGACCGCCAGGTCCCCGAACTGGCCCAGCAGTGGCGGGTGCTCCGGTTCGATCTGCCCGGGCACGGGGGTGCGCCCGCGCATCCGGCCGGGGCCGTCGGCGATCTCGCCCGGCGGCTGCTGGCCACGCTCGACGCGCTCGGCGTGCAGCGGTTCGGCTACGCGGGCTGCGCGTTCGGCGGCGCCGTCGGCCTCGAACTGGCGCTGCGCCACCCCGAGCGGCTCGCCTCCCTCGTGCTGATCGCGGCCTCGCCCCGGTTCGGCACGGCGGACGAGTTCCGCCAGCGCGGGGTGATCGTCCGCAGCAACGGGCTCGACCCGATCGCCCGTACCTCTCCCGAGCGCTGGTTCACCGGCGGATTCGCGGCCGCGCAGCCCGCGATCACCGAGTGGGCGGTGCAGATGGTCCGCACCACCGACCCCGGCTGCTACATCGCCGCCTGCGAGGCCCTCGCCGCCTTCGACGTGCGCGGCGAGCTCGGCCGCATCGGCGTGCCCACGCTCGTCCTGGCCGGCTCCGAGGACCAGGTCACCGGACCGGCCGAGGCGCGCACGCTGGTCGCCGGCATTCCCGACGCCCGGCTCGCGGTCGTCCCCGGCGCCTCCCACCTCGTCCCGGTCGAACAGCCCGGCGCCGTCACCGACCTGCTCGTACGCCACTTCTCCAGCGCCTGGCAGCAGCCGGTGTTCGACACCGCCACCGGCCAGATCCCGCTCCCGGCCGTCCCGGTGCCCCCGGCGCCGGTCGTGGGGCCGGGGACCACGCCGCTGGCCGCGATCGCCCCGGCCGCCGCCCAGCCCGAGCCGGTGGGCCGGCCCGACCCGTACGACGCCGGGATCAAGGTGCGCCGCGAGGTGCTCGGCGACGCGCACGTGGACCAGGCGCTGTCCGCGGCGGACGAGTTCTCCGGCGACTTCCAGGAGCTCGTCACCCGGTACGCGTGGGGCGAGATCTGGGACCGCCCGGGACTCGACCGCCGCGCCCGCAGCTGCGTCACGCTCGCCGCGCTGATCGCCGGCGGACACACCGAGGAGCTCGGCGCGCACGTCCGCGCCGCCCTGCGCAACGGGCTCACCCCCGCCGAGATCAAGGAGGTGCTGCTGCAGACCGCCGTCTACTGCGGCATCCCCGCCGCCCAGGGCGCCTTCCGGGTGGCCCAGCAGGTGATCCGGGAGGAGACCACCCCCGAGTGAACCGGGGGCCCGGCCATGATCCGGGCAGCGGGAGCACCACCCTGAGGTGCTCCGCCACCACTGCGCCGGGGGCACGATGGAACCATGAAGTTCACGAAGAAGACGCACTCCTGTGTCCGCCTCGAGAAGGACGGACGCACCCTCGTCATCGACCCCGGCATGCTCAGCGAGGAGGACGCCGCGGTCGGCGCGGACGCGATCCTGGTCACGCACGAGCACATGGACCACTTCGACGAGGGCCGGCTGCGGGCCGGTCTCGAGGCCAACCCCGGGGCCAGTATCTGGACCCTGAAGTCGGTCGCCGAGAAGCTCTCGTCGGCGTTCCCCGGCCGCGTCCACACCGTGGGCCACGGCGACACGTTCACCGCCGCCGGCTTCGACGTCCAGGTCCACGGCGAGCTGCACGCCGTGATCCACCCCGACATCCCGCGGATCACCAACGTCGGCTATCTGATCGACGGCGGCGCCGTCTTCCACCCCGGCGACGCGCTCACCGTCCCCGACCATCCCGTCGAGACGCTGATGCTGCCGGTGATGGCCCCCTGGAACAAGATCGCCGAGGTGATCGACTACGTCCGCGAGGTCAAGCCGCAGCGTGCGTACGACATCCACGACGCGCTGCTGACCGACCTCGCCCGCCCGGTCTACGACGGCATGATCGGCGGCCTCGGTGGCGCCGAGCACCTGCGGCTCGGCTCCGGCGCCTCCGCCGAGCTCTGAGCACCCCGGGGCCCGGCCGGACCGCGTTGTCGGACCCGCCCGGTAGTTTGTAGGGCATGCGCATCGCGACCTGGAACGTGAACTCGATCACCGCTCGGCTGCCCCGGCTGCTCGCCTGGCTGGAGAGCAGCGGGACGGACGTGCTGTGCGTCCAGGAGGCCAAGACCACCGAGGAACAGTTCCCGTCCGACGCGCTGCGCGAGCTGGGCTACGAGTCCGCGGTGCACGCGACCGGCCGGTGGAACGGCGTGGCGGTTCTCTCCCGCGTCGGCCTGACGGACGTCGTCAAGGGCCTGCCCGGCGATCCCGGGTACGACGGCGCCCAGGAGCCCCGCGCGGTCTCCGCGACCTGCGGCCCGGTCCGCGTCTGGTCGGTGTACGTGCCCAACGGCCGCGAGGTCGACCACCCGCACTACGCCTACAAGCTCCAGTGGTTCGAGGCGCTGCGCGCGGCGATCGCCGGGGACGCGGCGGGTGACCGCCCGTTCGCCGTCCTCGGCGACTACAACGTGGCCCCGACCGACGACGACGTCTACGACCGCGCCGCCTTCGAGGGCTCCACCCACGTCACCCCCGCCGAGCGCGCCGCACTCGCCTCCCTGCGCGAGGCGGGCCTGTCGGACGTGGTCCCGCGCCCGCTGAAGTACGACCACCCGTACACGTACTGGGACTACCGCCAGCTCTGCTTCCCCAAGAACCGCGGCATGCGGATCGACCTGGTGTACGGCAACGAACCGTTCGCCAAGGCCGTCCAGGACGCGTACGTGGACCGCGAGGAGCGCAAGGGCAAGGGCGCCTCGGACCACGCGCCGGTGGTGGTGGACCTGGACGTCTGAGACACCGGCCGCCGCAGCCGTAGGCCCACCCGCCCCGGCCGCACGGCCAAAGGCCCAGGCCGCCCGCCCCGTCTCACAGCAGCCGCAGGTCCACCGAGTCGGCCAGCGCGGCAAGGCCCGTCGGACCGGGGTGCAGATGGTCGCCGCTGTCGTACTCCGGCCGCAGCCGCGCCGGGTGGGCGGGGTCGCGCAGCACGGCGTCGAAGTCGAGGAGGCCGTCGAACGTGCCGTCGGCGCGGCGCAGCCAGGCGTTGACCGCCGTGCGCCGCGTGTCCGCGGCGGCCGTGCATAGCGTCTCGCCCTCGCACGGGGCGATCGTGGCGGCCAGCACCCGGACCCCGCGTGCGTGCGCCCGGTCGGCCAGTTCACGCAGCCCGGCGATCACCTGGTCCGCCGTGGTGCCCCAGCGGACGTCGTTGACGCCCTCGAAGACGATGGCGGTGCGTACCGACGTCTGCGCCAGCACGTCACGGTCCAGCCGGTGCAGTGCGCTCACCCCGCCGGTGTCGGTGGAGACCCCGTCGCCCGGGTAGCGGTCGGTGACCACGCGGTTCGCGGAGATCCCCTCGTCGAGCACCCCGTAGCGGGGGACCGCGTGCTGCCGCAGCAGCCGGCCGGCCAGCACGTTCGGCCAGCGCCGGTTGGTGTCCGTGCCGGACTTCTCGCCGTCGGTGATCGAGTCCCCGAGCGCCACCACCGTGCCCGGGCCGCCGCCGGTGCCCCTGCCCGCGCCGCCGCTCACGTCGACGCCGGTGAGGAACGGCCAGGTCGTCAGCGTCGAGGTGTACGCCTCCGGTCCGGCGTCGCGCGTGTGGTCGCCCGGTTCG
The DNA window shown above is from Streptomyces sp. NBC_00670 and carries:
- a CDS encoding exodeoxyribonuclease III, which codes for MRIATWNVNSITARLPRLLAWLESSGTDVLCVQEAKTTEEQFPSDALRELGYESAVHATGRWNGVAVLSRVGLTDVVKGLPGDPGYDGAQEPRAVSATCGPVRVWSVYVPNGREVDHPHYAYKLQWFEALRAAIAGDAAGDRPFAVLGDYNVAPTDDDVYDRAAFEGSTHVTPAERAALASLREAGLSDVVPRPLKYDHPYTYWDYRQLCFPKNRGMRIDLVYGNEPFAKAVQDAYVDREERKGKGASDHAPVVVDLDV
- a CDS encoding SNF2-related protein: MEMERENALARVPARLAAVFLPAPVPRQGRVAFWDPDPEGIVPPAAEDLVVVRPHGTTVRRATVPARTLTVAAALPVLTAARHTPGAHPATACWGAAALHALRLVARGRLLPGLTAEGYDAWRAGPLERDDIAHLRAIAAALPHEGHAVPLPGRGPLRLPEPEALVRAFLDAVADTLPRTPAAAHVSGRPFAARATTRLPGARDWAAEVAAGMDTGVRISLRLDLSAYQLFDDTEGASRAGAAVVQVHSLADPTLVTDAAALWAGESDAAFGPRARVDAALAVRRAARVWPPLDRLAEQDVPDVLALSEEELTDLLGVAATRLGAAGVAVHWPRDLAQDLTATAVLHPAPGSATDGTGFFESEDLLRFGWQLALRGDPLTEAEMDALAEAHRPVVRLRDQWVLVDPALVRKARKRELGLLDPVDALSVALTGTAEVDGETVEAVPVGALAALRDRLTAGITAVEPPPGLDARLRDYQLRGLAWLDLMTSLGLGGCLADDMGLGKTVTLIALHLRRARPEPTLVVCPASLLGNWQREITRFAPGVPVRRFHGPDRTLDGLDGGFVLTTYGTMRSAAPRLAEQPWGLVVADEAQHVKNPYSATAKALRTIPAPARVALTGTPVENNLSELWALLDWTTPGLLGPLKSFRARHARAVEGGEDPGAAERLARLVRPFLLRRKKSDPGIVPELPPKTETDHPVPLTREQAALYEAVVRESMLAIETAEGIARRGMVLRLLTSLKQICDHPALYLKEDPATARSLGERSGKLALLDELLDTLLSEDGSALVFTQYVGMARLITAHLAARAVPADLLHGGTPVPERERMVDRFQAGTTPVLVLSLKAAGTGLNLTRAGHVVHVDRWWNPAVEEQATDRAYRIGQTQPVQVHRLITEGTVEDRIDDMLRSKRALADAILGSGETSLTELTDRELSDLVSLRRTTS
- a CDS encoding peroxiredoxin-like family protein, whose protein sequence is MTTTPIADQVADLQKNVTGQLPPEVVEVLSAEQTELDAAGVPSGIAEPGTPMPDAPLLDVRGRSVTLEQVRQGRPAVVVFYRGAWCPYCNLALRTYQRELADELDARGVVMIAVSPQKPDGSLTVVEANELTYTVLSDPGNGIGQALGIVTRSDDPVRHAQASLGVDLAEVNADGTHDIVMPTVAIVDAGGTLRWIDVHPNYTTRTEPTEILAALTDLSETTR
- a CDS encoding TetR/AcrR family transcriptional regulator, whose amino-acid sequence is MTSTTGTRRLTPKGQATRDRIAAAAAALMYEHGVAGTSTEDILKAARVSSPSQLYHYFGDKKSLVQAVIEYQTERVLDFQRPLLGRLDSFEALEAWRDAVVRAQHARDCRGGCPLGSLSAELSDADPQARARLVAAYAQWQDAIRDGLRSMQERGELDGDADPDRLALALLTALQGGLLMTQAHRDTAALEAVLDAMIDRVRRHAR
- the pcaDC gene encoding bifunctional 3-oxoadipate enol-lactonase/4-carboxymuconolactone decarboxylase PcaDC; amino-acid sequence: MSEAKTETLQYRFDGPEDAPVLILGPSLGTTWHMWDRQVPELAQQWRVLRFDLPGHGGAPAHPAGAVGDLARRLLATLDALGVQRFGYAGCAFGGAVGLELALRHPERLASLVLIAASPRFGTADEFRQRGVIVRSNGLDPIARTSPERWFTGGFAAAQPAITEWAVQMVRTTDPGCYIAACEALAAFDVRGELGRIGVPTLVLAGSEDQVTGPAEARTLVAGIPDARLAVVPGASHLVPVEQPGAVTDLLVRHFSSAWQQPVFDTATGQIPLPAVPVPPAPVVGPGTTPLAAIAPAAAQPEPVGRPDPYDAGIKVRREVLGDAHVDQALSAADEFSGDFQELVTRYAWGEIWDRPGLDRRARSCVTLAALIAGGHTEELGAHVRAALRNGLTPAEIKEVLLQTAVYCGIPAAQGAFRVAQQVIREETTPE
- a CDS encoding SWIM zinc finger family protein gives rise to the protein MTADKENGDEGSRPGDAARKALREARARAHHAEPEAERPRPAPQPAKPARPGDAARAALRTARATLRGAGVYQSAVPPRSATSPKAPAPANAPNTPSSPAPEGTAPDATPQPPPTARGAGLDQSAVPPRSATSPTPPAPANAPNTPPPSAPTRTPTPRTMAAPSRDGDLRRTFATFPAQTGGATREPFAHTWWGNAWLTALEAGALDPARLTRGRTYAAQGNVDAITVTPGQVLAYVRGSRPRPYRTQVRLRTLSDADWDRFLDAAVERTGHIAALLDKEMPHSLADCGVPLLPGPGDLEPLCSCPDRGHPCKHAAALCYQTARLLDEDPFVLLLLRGRGERALLDALSRRSAARAARTAQDAHDTAALPGVRARDALAPRTLPPLPAPLPPLPHPEQPPAHPAAPGGPDPLALDQLATDAAARAHALLTTGRDPVAELTLWQDAVRLAAARPGSGLTATTRALYASLAAATGRRTADLARAVAAWRQGGPEGLAVLEEPWDPPAGRFDRARPLLLAADLPAFRPWRNRLTHPAGHVQLRLGRNHLWYAYESEPGTEDWWPRGTPDLDPIGALTGLGGIP
- a CDS encoding MBL fold metallo-hydrolase, which encodes MKFTKKTHSCVRLEKDGRTLVIDPGMLSEEDAAVGADAILVTHEHMDHFDEGRLRAGLEANPGASIWTLKSVAEKLSSAFPGRVHTVGHGDTFTAAGFDVQVHGELHAVIHPDIPRITNVGYLIDGGAVFHPGDALTVPDHPVETLMLPVMAPWNKIAEVIDYVREVKPQRAYDIHDALLTDLARPVYDGMIGGLGGAEHLRLGSGASAEL
- a CDS encoding polysaccharide deacetylase family protein → MKISHRRPRLLILLTLAVVAVTVTVVVVVRAHRMETLSPRAERDRAASGARIPPGQVDCRKAKCIALTFDGNPGEPTDRLMDLLKEYKAPSTFFLEGRRIHRFPDVVRRIARDGHEIGDHTWTHPVLTDASDARIRDELRRTARAISRLTGSEPTLMRPPQGRTDDRVSRVCKELGMAEVLWTVTAKDYATDDTALITRRVLEGAGRDGIILLHPLHKGTVPAMPSILRALRKQGYTFVTVSQLLAPGKAEPGKIYK